In Antennarius striatus isolate MH-2024 chromosome 10, ASM4005453v1, whole genome shotgun sequence, one DNA window encodes the following:
- the abca1b gene encoding phospholipid-transporting ATPase ABCA1b has protein sequence MPVSTQLGLLLWKNFTYRRRQTLQLLVEIIWPLLIFFILIAVRLNYPPYEQHECHFPNKAMPSAGTLPWLQGILCNANNPCFRHPTPGESPGIVGNFNDSIISRLFSDAKRILLYSQNDKNLDGFKELAHALQALQTSQSGFKLKHFLQENETMSSFLLRNASVPKHIVEQIKEAGVDLEKVILKGFGVHLKDMCPRKGGGRNLTDFVTIADRQVSILVQEIICQAPPIWLDHAEEHFLHNLDFFRPFKQDVKSDPMVVKQVAKATNNLLDSLGSLAVELASMKSWIDLRNEIHFLTRNATSSPSTMYQAVSRIVCGHPEGGGLQIKSLNWYEDSNYKALFGNQNNSSGDDDATSLYDNSSTPYCNSLVKNMDSNPMSRMIWQALKPLLMGKILYTPHTPATQRVIHEVNRTFQELGVFRDLGGMWEEARPKVWNFMENSEQMNTIRMLLKNNVTARAFRAQLANTDWTVSDVSSFLSKQSEDPRPPDTALTWRAVFNETDQAIMSISRFMECVNLDKLEPVSTEERMVNQSMVLLGDRKFWAGIVFPDVDPNATELPASLNYKIRMDIDNVERTNKIKDAYWDPGPRADPFEDMRYIWGGFSYLQDVVEHGIIRAITGTKEKTGVYIQQMPYPCYVDDIFLRVMSRSMPLFMTLAWMYSVAIILKSVVYEKEARLKETMRIMGLDNGILWFSWFISSLIPLLVSAALLVLLLKKGNLLPYSDPGVVFFFLGSFAVVTIMQCFLLSTAFARANLAAACGGIIYFTLYLPYVLCVAWQDYIGSAAKVFASLLSPVAFGFGCEYFALFEEQGVGIQWKNLVASPLEEDDFSLRSAIALMYFDSFLYGVLTWYIEAVFPGQYGIPRPWYFPFTKSYWVGEKDGLSGKVPLSRRGNPEAICMEEEPAHLEPGVYIENLVKVYRHGKKLAVDGLTLGFYEGQITSFLGHNGAGKTTTMSILTGLFPPTSGTAYILGKDIRTELSAIRQSLGVCPQHNVLFSMLTVEEHIWFYGRLKGLSEQRVKGEIEQILLDTGLPHKRTSRTSALSGGMQRKLSVALAFVGGSKVVILDEPTAGVDPYARRGIWDLLLKYRQDRTIILSTHHMDEADILGDRIAIISHGKLCCVGSSLFLKNQLGNGYYLTLVKKDPEPSLSSCRNSSSTVSFTKKEGECASVSSSDAGLGSEHESEAATIENGPSASICDVPFVPPDVSMVSGLILRHVPAARLVEDLGHELTYVLPYSAAKDGAFVELFKDLDLKLPDLGISSYGVSDTTLEEIFLKVAEDNGVDTEVPSDGTLPVQRRRRTHAFGGGDHQSCLKPLTEDDNDDCNDSEGDPESRETDWMTCSDGKGSYQVSGWSLKRQQFVALMWKRFLYARRSRKGFFAQIVLPAVFVCIALVFSLIVPPFGKYPSLELQPWMYEDQVTFISDDAPGDATMQDLLNALLDPPGFGTRCMDGHPIPEAPCTMGDEEWRIPEVPESVREIFSSRNWTMEDPSPACFCSCDNKKKMLPDCPAGAGGLPPPEMNMSASDILQNLTAQNISDYLVKTYAQIIGKSLKNKVWVNEFRYGGFSLGARSTQVLPPANEIDDAIERVRKIFELQKGAAADRFLDSLSSFINGLDTKNNVKIWFNNKGWHSMGAFINVMNNGILRANLPAGKDPSKYGIRAFNHPLNLTKEQLSQVALVTTSVDVLVSICVIFAMSFVPASFVVFLIQERVSKAKHMQFISGVQPLLYWLANFIWDMCNYFVPATLVILIFICFQQNAYVSSTNLPVLALLLLLYGWSITPLMYPASFFFKIPSTAYVVLTSVNILIGINGSISTFVMELFGNNEIGGINDILKNVLLIFPHFCLGRGLIDMVKNQAMADALERFGENRFRSPLEWDMVGKNLFAMALEGVVFFIITVLIQYRFFIKPRSVSKLTKLGALGEEDEDVARERQRIIQGLGHGDILELRQLTKVFKRNEKPAVDRLCVGIPPGECFGLLGVNGAGKTTTFKMLTGDTMVTSGEAFLAGKSILREIDEVHQNMGYCPQFDSINELLTGREHLELYAILRGVPEKEVCDVAEWGIRKLGLVKYADKAAGSYSGGNMRKLSTAMALIGAPPVVFLDEPTTGMDPKARRALWNCIHSVIKAGRSVVLTSHSMEECEALCTRMAIMVNGRFKCLGSVQHLKNRFGDGYTIILRVAGPHPDLLPVMKFIESELSGSTLKEKHRNMLQYQLPSSLTSLTHIFSILAKNKELLRIEDYSVTQTTLDQVFVNFAKDQSDDYHSKDASVRRKEVVVDVPMLSSNPGAAEGRDSLKESVM, from the exons GTCATTTCCCCAACAAGGCGATGCCGTCGGCCGGAACGCTGCCGTGGCTTCAGGGAATCCTGTGCAACGCCAACAACCCCTGCTTCCGACACCCGACGCCCGGCGAGTCTCCGGGCATCGTGGGTAACTTCAACGACTCCAT AATCTCCCGACTTTTCTCCGACGCCAAGCGGATCCTCCTGTACAGCCAGAACGACAAGAACCTGGATGGCTTCAAGGAGCTGGCCCACGCCCTGCAGGCGCTGCAGACCAGCCAATCAG GCTTCAAGctcaaacacttcctgcaaGAAAATGAGACCATGTCCAGCTTCCTGCTGAGGAACGCCTCCGTCCCCAAACACATCGTGGAGCAGATCAAAGAGGCCGGCGTCGACCTGGAGAAG GTCATCCTGAAAGGTTTCGGGGTCCACCTAAAGGACATGTGTCCCAGGAAGGGGGGCGGGCGCAACCTGACGGACTTTGTGACGATTGCGGACCGACAGGTGTCCATACTGGTCCAGGAAATCATCTGTCAGGCCCCGCCCATCTGGCTGGACCACGCCGAGGAGCATTTCCTGCACAACCTGGACTTCTTCAGACCCTTCAAG CAGGATGTCAAATCCGACCCCATGGTCGTCAAGCAGGTCGCCAAGGCAACCAACAACCTCCTGGACAGTCTGGGCTCACTGGCAGTGGAG CTGGCCAGTATGAAGAGCTGGATCGACCTGAGGAACGAGATCCACTTCCTGACGCGGAACGCCACGTCCTCGCCGTCCACCATGTACCAGGCGGTGTCGCGGATCGTGTGCGGACACCCCGAGGGCGGGGGCCTGCAGATCAAGTCCCTCAACTGGTACGAGGACAGCAACTACAAGGCCCTGTTCGGGAACCAGAACAACAGCAGCGGCGACGACGACGCCACCTCGCTCTACGACAACTCCTCCA CTCCATACTGTAACAGTCTGGTGAAGAACATGGACTCGAACCCGATGTCCAGGATGATCTGGCAGGCTCTGAAGCCTCTGCTGATGGGGAAGATCCTCtacaccccccacacccccgccACCCAGAGGGTCATCCATGAG GTGAACCGGACGTTCCAGGAGCTCGGTGTGTTCAGGGACCTCGGTGGGATGTGGGAGGAGGCGAGACCCAAAGTCTGGAACTTCATGGAGAACAGCGAGCAAATGAACACGATCAGG ATGCTCCTGAAGAACAACGTCACCGCGCGCGCCTTCCGCGCCCAGCTCGCCAACACCGATTGGACGGTCAGCGAtgtctccagcttcctgtccaAACAGTCGGAGGACCCCCGCCCACCTGACACCGCCCTCACCTGGAGGGCGGTGTTCAACGAGACCGACCAGGCCATCATGAGCATCTCGCGCTTcatggag tgtgtgaacctggacaagCTGGAGCCCGTCTCCACGGAGGAGCGGATGGTCAACCAGTCCATGGTGCTGCTGGGGGACAGGAAGTTCTGGGCGGGGATTGTTTTCCCGGACGTTGACCCCAACGCCACCGAGCTGCCAGCCAGCCTCAACTACAAGATCCGCATGGACATCGACAACGTGGAGCGGACCAATAAGATCAAAGATGC ctACTGGGACCCCGGCCCCCGCGCCGACCCCTTTGAGGACATGCGCTACATCTGGGGGGGGTTCTCCTACCTGCAGGACGTCGTCGAACACGGAATCATCCGGGCGATAACGGGCACCAAGGAGAAGACGGGCGTCTACATCCAGCAGATGCCCTACCCCTGCTACGTGGACGACAT cTTCCTGAGGGTGATGAGCCGCTCCATGCCTCTCTTCATGACGCTGGCCTGGATGTACTCGGTGGCCATCATCCTGAAGAGCGTGGTGTACGAGAAGGAGGCGCGGCTCAAGGAGACCATGAGGATCATGGGATTGGACAACGGCATCCTGTGGTTCAGCTGGTTCATCAGCAGCCTCATCCCTCTGCTCGTCAGCGCCGccctgctggtgctgctgctcaAG AAGGGGAACCTGCTGCCCTACAGCGACCCGGGCGTGGTCTTCTTCTTCCTTGGGTCCTTCGCCGTGGTAACCATCATGCAGTGCTTCCTGCTCAGCACGGCGTTCGCCCGCGCTAACCTGGCGGCGGCGTGCGGCGGGATCATCTACTTCACGCTCTACCTGCCCTACGTCCTCTGCGTCGCCTGGCAGGACTACATCGGCTCCGCCGCCAAAGTCTTTGCA AGCCTCCTGTCTCCGGTGGCGTTCGGGTTCGGCTGCGAGTACTTCGCGCTGTTCGAGGAGCAGGGCGTCGGCATCCAGTGGAAGAACCTGGTGGCGAGTCCGCTGGAGGAGGACGACTTCAGCCTCCGCTCCGCCATCGCCCTCATGTACTTTGACTCCTTCCTGTACGGAGTCCTCACCTGGTACATCGAGGCCGTGTTTCCAG GTCAGTACGGGATCCCTCGGCCCTGGTACTTTCCCTTCACTAAGTCTTACTGGGTCGGAGAGAAAGACGGATTATCCGGAAAAGTTCCCTTGAGTCGGAGAGGAAACCCAGAAG CAATCTGCATGGAGGAGGAGCCGGCGCACCTGGAGCCCGGCGTCTACATCGAGAACCTGGTGAAGGTGTATCGCCACGGGAAGAAGCTGGCGGTGGACGGGCTGACGCTCGGCTTCTACGAGGGGCAGATCACCTCCTTCCTGGGGCACAACGGAGCGGGAAAAACCACCACCAT GTCCATCCTGACGGGTCTGTTCCCGCCCACATCCGGTACCGCCTACATCCTGGGGAAAGACATCCGGACGGAGCTGAGCGCCATCCGGCAGAGTCTGGGCGTCTGTCCCCAACACAACGTCCTCTTCAGCAT GCTGACGGTGGAGGAGCACATCTGGTTCTACGGCCGCCTGAAGGGCCTGTCGGAGCAGCGGGTGAAGGGCGAGATCGAGCAGATCCTGCTGGACACCGGCCTGCCCCACAAACGCACCTCCAGGACCAGCGCTCTCTCCGGCGGCATGCAGAGGAAGCTGTCGGTGGCGCTGGCCTTCGTCGGGGGGTCGAAGGTCGTCATCCTGGACGAACCCACGGCGGGCGTGGACCCCTACGCCCGCAGGGGGATCTGGGATCTTCTGCTGAAGTACCGACAGG aTCGGACCATCATCCTCTCCACCCACCACATGGACGAGGCCGACATCCTGGGCGACCGCATCGCCATCATCTCCCACGGGAAGCTGTGCTGCGTCGGCTCCTCCCTGTTCCTGAAGAACCAGCTGGGCAACGGCTACTACCTGACGCTGGTGAAGAAGGACCCGGAGCCGTCGCTCAGCTCCTGCAGGAACTCGTCCAGCACCGTCTCCTTCACCAAGAAG GAGGGGGAGTGCGCCTCGGTGAGCAGCAGCGACGCGGGACTCGGCAGCGAACATGAAAGTGAGGCCGCCACCATCG AGAACGGACCCTCCGCGTCCATCTGCGACGTCCCGTTCGTCCCCCCCGACGTGTCGATGGTGTCCGGGCTGATCCTGCGTCACGTCCCCGCCGCCCGCCTGGTGGAGGACCTGGGACACGAGCTGACCTACGTCCTGCCCTACAGCGCCGCCAAGGACGGCGCCTTCGTGGAGCTCTTCAAAGACCTGGACCTGAAGCTGCCCGACCTGGGGATCTCCAGCTACGGGGTGTCCGACACCACCCTGGAGGAG ATCTTCCTGAAGGTGGCAGAAGATAACGGAGTCGACACCGAAGTACCCTCAG ACGGAACGCTTCCTGTCCAGAGGCGGAGGAGGACGCACGCCTTCGGCGGCGGCGACCATCAGAGCTGCTTGAAGCCGCTGACCGAAGACGACAACGACGACTGCAACGACTCCGAAGGAGATCCTG AGAGCAGGGAGACGGACTGGATGACCTGCAGCGACGGTAAGGGCTCCTACCAAGTGAGTGGGTGGAGCCTGAAGCGGCAGCAGTTCGTGGCCCTGATGTGGAAACGCTTCCTGTACGCCCGCCGCTCCAGGAAGGGCTTCTTCGCTCAG ATCGTCCTCCCGGCCGTCTTCGTCTGCATCGCGCTCGTCTTCAGCCTGATCGTCCCCCCGTTTGGGAAATACCCCAGCCTGGAGCTGCAGCCCTGGATGTACGAGGACCAGGTGACCTTCATCAG CGATGACGCCCCGGGCGACGCCACCATGCAGGATCTGCTGAACGCCCTGCTGGACCCGCCGGGCTTCGGGACGCGGTGTATGGACGGACATCCCATCCC GGAGGCTCCCTGCACGATGGGCGACGAGGAGTGGAGAATTCCCGAGGTCCCTGAAAGCGTCAGGGAGATCTTCAGCTCCAGGAACTGGACCATGGAGGACCCGTCTCCCGCCTGCTTCTGCAGCTGCGACAACAAGAAGAAGATGCTGCCGGATTGTCCCGCCGGAGCCGGGGGGCTGCCCCCGCCCGAG ATGAACATGAGCGCCAGTGACATCCTGCAGAACCTGACAGCACAAAACATCTCAGACTACCTGGTGAAAACCTACGCTCAGATCATCGGCAagag CCTGAAGAACAAAGTCTGGGTGAACGAGTTCAG gTACGGAGGCTTCTCATTGGGTGCCAGGAGCACTCAGGTCCTCCCGCCGGCCAATGAGATTGACGATGCCATCGAACGAGTCAGGAAGATCTTTGAGTTGCAGAAG GGAGCCGCCGCCGATCGATTCCTCGACAGTTTGTCTAGTTTCATCAACGGATTGGACACCAAGAACAACGTCAAG ATCTGGTTCAATAACAAAGGCTGGCACAGCATGGGGGCGTTCATCAACGTGATGAATAACGGCATCCTGAGAGCGAATCTCCCTGCAGGGAAAGATCCCAGCAAGTACGGGATCCGAGCCTTCAACCACCCGCTGAACCTCACCAAGGAGCAGCTGTCCCAGGTGGCGCT GGTCACGACCTCGGTGGACGTCCTGGTGTCCATCTGCGTGATCTTCGCCATGTCCTTCGTCCCCGCCAGCTTCGTGGTCTTCCTCATTCAGGAGCGCGTCAGTAAAGCCAAACACATGCAGTTCATCAGCGGCGTCCAGCCGCTGCTCTACTGGCTCGCCAACTTCATCTGGGACATG tgtaACTACTTCGTTCCAGCGACGTTggtcatcctcatcttcatctgcttccAACAAAACGCCTACGTGTCCTCCACCAACCTGCCGGTCctggcgctgctgctgctgctctacGG cTGGTCGATCACGCCCCTCATGTACCCCGCCTCCTTCTTCTTTAAGATCCCCAGCACCGCCTACGTCGTCCTCACCAGCGTCAACATCCTCATCGGCATCAACGGCAGCATCTCCACCTTCGTCATGGAGCTGTTTGGAAACAAC GAAATCGGAGGAATAAACGACATCCTGAAGAACGtcctcctcatcttccctcACTTCTGTCTCGGACGAGGACTCATCGACATGGTGAAGAACCAGGCGATGGCCGACGCCCTCGAGAGAtttg GTGAGAACCGGTTTCGGTCTCCACTGGAGTGGGACATGGTGGGAAAGAACCTGTTTGCTATGGCTCTGGAGGGTGTAgtgttcttcatcatcacagTCCTCATCCAGTACAGGTTCTTCATCAAACCCAG gtCAGTCAGCAAGCTCACCAAACTGGGAGCTCTgggtgaggaagacgaggacgTGGCTCGAGAGAGGCAGAGGATCATCCAAGGCCTCGGACACGGAGACATCCTGGAGCTCCGCCAGCTCACcaag GTGTTCAAGAGGAATGAGAAGCCGGCGGTGGATCGTCTGTGTGTTGGGATTCCACCTGGAGAG TGCTTCGGGCTCCTCGGCGTGAACGGAGCTGGAAAGACGACGACCTTCAAGATGCTGACCGGAGACACCATGGTGACCAGCGGGGAGGCGTTTCTGGCTGGGAAGag CATCCTGAGGGAGATCGACGAGGTCCACCAGAACATGGGCTACTGCCCTCAGTTCGACTCCATCAACGAGCTGCTGACAGGCAGGGAACACCTGGAGCTGTACGCCATCCTCCGAGGAGTCCCGGAGAAGGAAGTGTGCGAC GTGGCGGAGTGGGGCATCAGGAAGTTGGGTCTGGTGAAGTACGCCGACAAAGCGGCAGGAAGTTACAGCGGAGGAAACATGAGGAAGCTGTCGACGGCCATGGCTCTGATTGGAGCGCCCCCTGTCGTCTTCCTG GACGAGCCCACCACCGGGATGGACCCCAAAGCCCGCCGGGCGCTCTGGAACTGCATCCACAGCGTCATCAAGGCGGGGCGGTCCGTCGTCCTCACCTCGCACAG tatGGAGGAGTGTGAGGCTCTTTGCACCAGGATGGCCATCATGGTGAACGGCAGGTTCAAATGTCTGGGCAGCGTCCAGCACCTGAAGAACAG GTTTGGGGACGGGTACACCATCATCCTGCGGGTGGCGGGGCCCCACCCCGACCTGCTGCCCGTCATGAAGTTCATCGAGAGCGAGCTGAGCGGCAGCACCTTGAAGGAGAAGCACCGGAACATGCTGCAGTACCAGCTGCCGTCGTCGCTCACCTCGCTCACGCACATCTTCTCCATCCTGGCCAAGAACAAGGAGCTGCTGAGGATCGAGGACTACTCCGTCACCCAGACCACTCTGGACCAG GTGTTTGTGAACTTTGCGAAGGACCAGAGTGACGACTATCACTCCAAAGATGCCTCAGTGAGGCGTAAGGAAGTCGTGGTCGATGTTCCGATGCTGAGCTCCAACCCGGGAGCCGCTGAGGGGCGGGACTCACTGAAAGAGAGTGTCATGTGA